From Chryseobacterium sp. H1D6B, a single genomic window includes:
- the tnpA gene encoding IS200/IS605 family transposase, producing MKKFLFLIKNTMSFIKIYIHVVFSTKNRNPYLNTPDLRIKVWKHIKENASQKDIYLDMVNGYSDHCHCLISLGSGQNIEKIAQLLKGESSHWINKNQLTTEKFSWQDEYLAVSVSESKIDTVRNYIKNQEKHHQKKTFTVEYQEFIEKYNF from the coding sequence ATGAAGAAATTCTTATTTTTGATAAAAAACACAATGTCCTTTATCAAAATTTATATCCACGTCGTTTTCTCCACAAAAAATAGAAATCCCTACTTAAATACACCTGATCTAAGAATAAAAGTTTGGAAACATATTAAAGAAAATGCTTCGCAAAAAGATATTTACTTAGATATGGTGAATGGTTATTCAGATCATTGTCATTGTTTGATTTCATTAGGTTCTGGGCAGAACATAGAAAAAATTGCACAATTATTAAAAGGTGAATCTTCACATTGGATCAATAAAAACCAATTGACAACTGAAAAATTTTCCTGGCAGGATGAATATCTTGCGGTTTCAGTTTCAGAATCGAAGATAGATACGGTAAGAAACTATATTAAAAACCAGGAGAAGCATCATCAAAAGAAAACTTTTACAGTGGAATATCAGGAATTTATTGAAAAATATAATTTTTGA
- a CDS encoding gliding motility protein GldB, whose translation MKIFRIITVSFILAASLASCKKESQNQWNVEVKSPAEKLAVTDISKEFYDQNVPLEKFKAQFPWFQGTVSDEDFVKRRTDAEEIKIYKEAVSKIDQKKLQKELQELFSHIKYYFPQFKSPKVYLFSSALQMVQDPIFYDSKGNLLFIDITGFMGDGNANYRGLELYFQKSMNPQNIVPKVSQIFAENIVTESSDHQKFIDQLVLNGKIMILQDAFLPNFPDYLKMNYTKKQYDWAVGNEANVWNYFVENNLIFGDDHRLQERFISPGPFSKFYTEIDNESSPQIGIFTGWQICKEYFKQKPDTKLADFLKMDTTKIFNESGYKPKL comes from the coding sequence ATGAAGATTTTTAGAATTATAACAGTTTCTTTCATTTTAGCAGCGAGTCTTGCTTCATGCAAAAAAGAATCCCAGAACCAATGGAATGTAGAAGTAAAAAGCCCTGCAGAAAAATTGGCGGTCACAGACATTTCCAAAGAGTTCTATGATCAAAACGTTCCATTGGAGAAGTTTAAAGCTCAGTTTCCTTGGTTTCAGGGAACAGTGAGCGATGAAGATTTTGTGAAAAGAAGAACAGATGCTGAAGAAATAAAAATTTATAAAGAAGCAGTATCAAAAATCGACCAGAAAAAGCTTCAAAAAGAACTTCAGGAGCTGTTCTCTCATATAAAATATTATTTCCCTCAGTTCAAGAGTCCGAAAGTATATCTTTTTTCATCAGCACTGCAGATGGTTCAGGATCCCATATTTTATGATTCAAAAGGAAATCTTCTGTTCATAGATATTACAGGATTTATGGGAGATGGAAACGCTAATTATAGAGGATTAGAATTGTATTTTCAAAAATCGATGAATCCGCAGAATATAGTCCCAAAAGTATCACAGATCTTTGCAGAAAACATAGTGACAGAATCTTCAGATCATCAGAAATTTATAGACCAATTGGTTCTTAACGGTAAAATTATGATTCTTCAGGATGCCTTTTTACCAAATTTCCCAGATTATCTTAAAATGAACTATACAAAAAAACAATACGACTGGGCAGTGGGTAATGAGGCCAATGTCTGGAATTATTTCGTAGAAAACAATCTGATTTTCGGAGATGACCATAGACTGCAGGAACGGTTTATTTCGCCGGGACCGTTTTCTAAATTCTATACTGAAATTGACAACGAATCTTCACCTCAGATCGGAATTTTTACAGGATGGCAGATCTGTAAAGAATATTTTAAACAGAAACCTGATACTAAACTGGCTGATTTCCTTAAAATGGATACAACCAAAATTTTCAATGAATCAGGGTACAAACCTAAACTTTAA
- a CDS encoding DinB family protein: MTEFQKYIQRYLDQVPSENWMKEMTTSGEKTIELYAGLTEEQSHFAYAEEKWTLKELLLHLSDTERIFQYRALAFARKEKAGLPGFDENDYVENSFANERSLDSLLEEYKLVRKSSQLFFETLNPSALKNTGNANGNEIAVETIGKLIVGHNYHHLTVIEERYLPLVK; this comes from the coding sequence ATGACTGAATTTCAAAAATATATCCAGAGATACTTAGACCAGGTTCCTTCAGAAAACTGGATGAAGGAAATGACAACATCAGGTGAAAAAACTATTGAATTGTATGCTGGTCTTACAGAAGAGCAGTCTCATTTCGCCTATGCTGAAGAAAAATGGACACTGAAAGAACTGCTTTTGCATTTATCTGATACAGAAAGAATATTTCAATACCGCGCTTTAGCATTTGCAAGAAAAGAAAAAGCCGGACTCCCTGGTTTTGACGAAAATGATTATGTTGAAAACTCTTTTGCGAATGAAAGAAGTTTAGACTCTTTACTAGAAGAATATAAGCTGGTAAGGAAATCCTCACAATTGTTTTTTGAAACCCTTAATCCCTCTGCTTTAAAAAATACAGGAAATGCCAACGGAAATGAGATCGCTGTAGAAACCATCGGAAAATTGATTGTAGGGCATAATTATCATCATTTGACAGTGATTGAAGAAAGGTATTTGCCTTTGGTAAAATAG
- a CDS encoding thioredoxin-like domain-containing protein, producing MNKLITAAGTEWLKIKGLGLIYIALILGGLIPLVGFFNGLFSSELVKEGELSYSIFEESIGGESIKYFVFFILLLFIIVAANRIAQTDHKNNGWQLMETQPVGKFQLYLSKYITLVFLGFLCVASYFVFNILLSSIDYYIHPNPAKILDFDTLWILKTYVRVCMLTLGIAALQLCISVAFQGFIWSFLIGILGLGSNIASLVQKEAYFFNPYSSLYIFWNAPNIKSLNNFISFSEYMSLFWMVVFLITGYFWYSRKGFKNAFLKDKKKIVFSSLFLITAAGVFYMLEKPKPYQSEGTGISIKGKLQTDLKIDSVKIYSKDFHKRIGAAAVKNNYFNWTTTENLPLDEYTLEFGNKKLDLVMAGGDWFDFTIQCNSLDLRSSVNSNRKADLYYQNTENYFGREFMYALEEQNYNDNPQKFYDLAQSDWKSSKRILDVFADPENNALSEDYKTYRRQLLAIQYLNEINAYRKMTSWNDPRFAPPKSFLSDLNGNIQNPAQLLSKNDSYLQYKLDEMLTEKDQLSNPDSILFVKINALKEGKAKDQLMAKHLAKSIELETDSTSRNSLFAAEINTIKNKDYKQLLFSKIEQINSSQKGSSFPDLVLSNNKEVSEKFSKYRGKYVVVDFWASWCGPCKQIRPVFETRSHQYRYYSNIQFISISLDQDKSKWLNYLKTKPSNIPQYWLQNAEQFMNKYKIQSIPRFIIIDPEGKIFNFNTPFPDEDNFIEILDKLKKY from the coding sequence ATGAATAAATTAATTACTGCAGCCGGAACAGAATGGCTGAAAATAAAAGGGTTGGGGCTGATTTATATTGCTCTTATTTTAGGTGGTCTGATTCCTTTAGTGGGCTTTTTTAATGGTCTTTTCTCATCAGAATTGGTAAAAGAGGGAGAACTGAGTTATTCAATTTTTGAAGAATCAATTGGAGGGGAAAGCATTAAATATTTTGTTTTTTTTATACTGCTCCTGTTTATTATCGTTGCCGCGAACAGAATTGCCCAGACAGATCATAAAAATAACGGCTGGCAGCTTATGGAAACTCAGCCTGTCGGGAAGTTTCAGCTTTATCTTTCAAAATATATTACTCTGGTCTTTCTGGGATTTTTATGTGTTGCATCCTATTTTGTTTTCAACATTTTATTATCTTCAATCGATTATTATATACATCCCAATCCTGCTAAAATACTTGATTTTGATACGCTGTGGATCTTAAAAACTTATGTCAGGGTCTGTATGCTTACTTTAGGAATAGCCGCACTTCAATTATGTATTTCTGTTGCTTTCCAAGGATTTATATGGTCTTTTCTTATAGGAATTTTAGGGCTGGGATCTAATATTGCTTCACTGGTACAAAAAGAAGCTTATTTCTTTAATCCGTACAGCTCTTTATACATATTTTGGAATGCTCCCAATATTAAAAGCCTGAACAATTTTATCTCTTTTTCGGAATATATGAGCTTATTCTGGATGGTTGTATTCTTAATAACAGGATATTTTTGGTACAGCAGAAAAGGGTTTAAAAATGCTTTTTTAAAGGATAAAAAGAAAATAGTATTTTCTTCGCTTTTTCTGATAACCGCGGCGGGAGTATTTTATATGCTTGAGAAACCAAAACCTTATCAGAGCGAAGGGACGGGAATATCAATTAAAGGAAAATTACAGACTGACCTTAAGATAGATTCAGTAAAAATTTATTCTAAAGATTTTCATAAAAGAATAGGAGCCGCCGCTGTGAAAAATAATTATTTTAACTGGACGACCACAGAAAATCTTCCGCTGGATGAATATACTTTAGAATTTGGAAATAAAAAACTTGATCTTGTAATGGCAGGCGGCGACTGGTTTGATTTTACTATTCAATGTAACAGTTTGGATCTTAGATCTTCCGTAAATTCAAATAGAAAAGCAGATCTGTATTATCAAAATACAGAAAACTATTTCGGAAGAGAATTTATGTACGCTTTGGAAGAGCAGAATTATAATGACAATCCGCAGAAGTTTTATGATCTTGCACAGTCCGACTGGAAATCCAGCAAAAGAATACTCGATGTTTTTGCAGATCCGGAAAACAACGCACTTTCAGAAGACTATAAAACCTATAGAAGACAGCTGCTGGCGATTCAGTATTTAAATGAAATCAATGCCTACCGAAAAATGACCTCTTGGAATGACCCAAGGTTTGCACCTCCTAAATCATTTTTAAGCGACCTGAATGGGAATATTCAAAACCCCGCACAGCTTTTAAGTAAAAATGACAGCTATCTTCAGTATAAGCTTGATGAGATGTTAACTGAAAAAGACCAGCTTTCCAATCCAGACAGCATTCTTTTTGTAAAGATCAATGCCCTGAAGGAAGGTAAAGCCAAAGACCAGCTGATGGCAAAACATCTAGCGAAAAGTATAGAGCTGGAAACAGACAGTACATCCAGAAACAGCCTTTTTGCCGCTGAGATCAATACCATTAAGAATAAAGATTATAAACAGCTGCTTTTCTCTAAAATTGAGCAGATCAACAGCTCTCAAAAAGGCTCTTCATTTCCGGATCTTGTCCTTTCAAATAATAAAGAAGTATCAGAGAAGTTCTCAAAATACAGAGGGAAATATGTTGTGGTAGATTTTTGGGCAAGCTGGTGCGGACCGTGTAAACAGATCCGTCCTGTATTTGAAACCAGAAGTCATCAGTATAGATATTACAGTAATATTCAATTTATTTCTATAAGCCTGGATCAGGATAAATCAAAATGGCTGAACTATTTAAAAACAAAACCATCTAATATTCCGCAGTACTGGCTGCAAAATGCAGAACAGTTTATGAATAAATACAAAATCCAGTCTATTCCAAGATTCATTATTATAGACCCGGAAGGAAAGATTTTTAACTTTAATACTCCTTTTCCTGATGAAGATAACTTCATAGAAATTTTAGATAAGCTTAAGAAGTATTAA
- a CDS encoding GNAT family N-acetyltransferase, which yields MKNTRKAVLHDLEQLSELFDQYRVFYHKESDIPGAQSFLKERIENKDSEIFAAEENGTLIGFVQLYPLFSSTRMKRYWILNDLYVNENYRGKGYSKQLIEEAKELCRATKASGVLLETSKSNDIGNQLYPSCGFELYDSVNFYEWTNPES from the coding sequence ATGAAAAATACAAGAAAAGCAGTTTTGCATGATTTAGAGCAGCTGTCAGAATTATTTGATCAGTACAGAGTTTTTTATCATAAAGAATCTGATATTCCGGGTGCCCAAAGTTTTTTAAAAGAAAGAATTGAAAATAAAGATTCTGAAATTTTTGCAGCAGAAGAAAATGGAACTTTAATAGGTTTTGTCCAGCTGTATCCCTTGTTTTCTTCAACCAGAATGAAACGTTACTGGATACTGAATGATCTGTATGTTAATGAAAATTACAGAGGAAAAGGATATTCAAAACAACTGATTGAAGAAGCTAAAGAATTATGCAGAGCAACAAAAGCTTCAGGTGTACTGCTTGAAACAAGCAAAAGCAATGATATCGGAAACCAATTATATCCATCCTGCGGTTTCGAATTATATGATTCCGTCAATTTCTACGAATGGACAAACCCAGAATCATAG
- a CDS encoding L-threonylcarbamoyladenylate synthase, whose protein sequence is MEKIIEILKSGGTILYPTDTIWGLGCDATNVEAVNKIFDIKKREKNKSMIILVETEKRLQDLVDVPEMAWEIMDLSEKPVTLVYENPKGLPKELLAEDGSIGIRLVKNDFCKKLITKLNRPLVSTSANFSGDKSPLKFSDVSKEIIDLVDYAVEEDREKVSKYSGSSVIKIWSDNRIKVLRE, encoded by the coding sequence ATGGAAAAAATAATCGAAATATTAAAATCCGGAGGAACCATTCTTTATCCTACAGATACGATCTGGGGATTAGGATGTGATGCTACCAATGTAGAAGCGGTCAATAAGATCTTTGATATCAAAAAGCGTGAGAAGAACAAATCCATGATCATTTTGGTGGAGACTGAAAAGAGATTGCAGGATTTGGTAGATGTTCCGGAAATGGCCTGGGAAATTATGGATCTAAGTGAAAAACCAGTAACTCTTGTTTATGAAAACCCAAAAGGTCTTCCGAAAGAATTGCTGGCAGAAGATGGAAGTATCGGTATTCGTCTGGTAAAGAATGATTTCTGTAAAAAACTGATCACAAAACTTAATAGACCATTGGTTTCTACTTCAGCAAATTTCAGCGGGGATAAAAGTCCTTTGAAATTTTCAGATGTCTCCAAAGAAATTATTGATCTGGTAGATTATGCAGTGGAAGAAGACCGTGAAAAAGTTTCAAAATATTCAGGATCTTCGGTTATAAAAATATGGAGTGACAACAGAATAAAAGTTCTTCGGGAATAA
- a CDS encoding cystathionine gamma-synthase: MNFNTKVIHGGQHHESATGSVNVPVFLTSTFAQKSPGVHSGYEYSRAANPTRQALEDSLASIENGARGLAFGSGLAAIDCVLKLLNPGDEVVAVDDLYGGTYRMFTRLFEKYQLKFTFVNFDDVSKINDVITDKTKLIWIETPTNPLMKLVDIKAVVEIAKGKDILVAVDNTFATPYIQRPIDLGADIVMHSATKYLGGHSDVIAGALIAKDAELGEKLHFIQFASGGILGPHDSYLVLRGIKTLALRMQRHSDNGLEVAKYLESHPAVDKVIYPGLESHPQYELAKSQMREAGGMVSFTFKSGKKEDAVKFLEKVRVFTLAESLGGVESLANHPALMTHASIPAEKRAELGITDDLVRLSVGIEDKEDLIADLEKAFS, from the coding sequence ATGAATTTTAATACAAAAGTTATTCACGGAGGGCAGCATCATGAGTCTGCAACAGGTTCTGTAAATGTTCCTGTTTTTTTAACTTCCACATTTGCACAGAAAAGCCCGGGAGTTCATTCCGGTTATGAATATTCAAGAGCGGCAAACCCTACACGTCAGGCATTGGAAGATTCTCTGGCTAGTATTGAAAATGGAGCAAGAGGCCTGGCTTTCGGTTCCGGTCTTGCCGCGATAGACTGTGTTTTAAAATTATTAAATCCAGGTGATGAGGTTGTTGCTGTAGATGATTTATACGGCGGTACCTACAGAATGTTCACAAGACTTTTTGAGAAATATCAGTTGAAATTTACTTTCGTGAATTTTGATGATGTTTCAAAGATTAATGATGTTATTACAGATAAAACAAAGCTGATCTGGATTGAAACACCAACTAATCCGTTAATGAAGCTTGTAGATATTAAAGCAGTTGTAGAAATAGCAAAAGGAAAAGATATCCTGGTTGCTGTTGATAATACTTTTGCAACGCCGTATATCCAAAGACCAATAGATTTAGGGGCAGACATCGTGATGCACTCGGCTACAAAATATTTGGGCGGTCATTCAGATGTCATTGCAGGAGCACTTATTGCAAAAGATGCTGAATTAGGAGAAAAACTTCACTTTATTCAATTTGCAAGCGGTGGTATTTTAGGCCCTCACGATTCTTATCTGGTATTAAGAGGAATTAAAACACTGGCATTGAGAATGCAGAGACACTCTGACAACGGACTTGAAGTAGCGAAATATCTTGAATCTCATCCTGCTGTAGATAAAGTAATCTATCCGGGATTAGAATCTCATCCGCAGTATGAATTAGCAAAATCTCAGATGAGAGAAGCTGGAGGAATGGTTTCTTTTACTTTTAAATCAGGAAAAAAAGAAGATGCTGTTAAGTTTTTAGAAAAAGTAAGAGTTTTCACTCTGGCTGAATCTTTAGGCGGTGTAGAATCCTTAGCCAACCACCCGGCATTAATGACACACGCTTCAATTCCTGCTGAAAAACGTGCAGAATTAGGTATTACAGATGATCTGGTTCGTCTAAGTGTAGGGATCGAAGATAAAGAAGATTTGATCGCTGATTTAGAAAAAGCATTTTCATAA
- a CDS encoding ABC transporter ATP-binding protein has protein sequence MENIIDIRNLNFEFSKHKPVLKNIDLSVPKGSIFGFLGANGAGKSTTMKLLIGSIPDDSNTVKIFGQNLSGLYPEGFNKIGSLIDSAAFYDHLSGWDNLLVISRLRNLPESECERVLHLVDLWESRNMKMKRYSLGMKQRLAIAMTLLGKPELLILDEPVNGLDPNGMMEIRELLIKLNREEGVTIFISSHLLQEIEKMITHLAIISHGKIKFTGSIKDLNELYRYNHIKISMNNAAHFIQEIPEHYASRLIDENALEITVESKEDIAGLVKQLVMNNAEIFEIKSSGGLEDWFMEITKN, from the coding sequence ATGGAGAATATAATTGATATCCGGAATTTGAATTTTGAATTTTCCAAACATAAGCCGGTTCTTAAAAACATTGATCTTTCAGTTCCAAAGGGGAGTATTTTTGGTTTTCTGGGCGCAAACGGTGCTGGAAAATCTACCACGATGAAACTTCTTATAGGAAGTATCCCTGATGACAGTAACACAGTGAAGATTTTTGGTCAAAATTTGTCAGGCCTTTATCCGGAAGGGTTTAATAAAATTGGAAGCCTCATTGATTCCGCCGCTTTTTATGACCATTTATCAGGCTGGGATAATCTGCTTGTCATTTCCAGGCTCAGAAATCTTCCAGAATCAGAATGCGAAAGGGTACTGCATCTTGTAGATTTGTGGGAAAGCAGAAATATGAAGATGAAAAGATATTCTCTGGGAATGAAACAGAGGCTCGCTATAGCTATGACACTGCTGGGAAAACCTGAACTGCTGATTCTTGATGAACCTGTAAATGGATTAGATCCTAATGGGATGATGGAAATACGTGAACTTCTAATTAAACTTAATAGAGAAGAAGGAGTGACCATATTTATCTCAAGCCACCTGCTGCAGGAGATTGAAAAAATGATTACCCATCTTGCTATTATTTCGCACGGTAAAATAAAATTTACAGGAAGTATAAAAGACCTGAATGAGCTGTACAGATATAATCATATTAAAATAAGTATGAATAATGCTGCTCATTTTATACAAGAAATTCCCGAGCATTATGCTTCCAGACTGATAGATGAAAATGCTTTAGAAATTACGGTAGAATCAAAAGAAGATATTGCAGGACTTGTAAAGCAACTGGTAATGAATAATGCTGAGATTTTTGAAATCAAGAGCAGCGGCGGATTAGAAGACTGGTTTATGGAAATTACAAAAAATTAA
- a CDS encoding leucine-rich repeat domain-containing protein → MMKKKIFIMLGFVTALPFFQSQKLNFKDKNLEKAVLENFDLNKNGSLEQLEADMITNLFLVQKGIASTDDLSFFKNAKMIVLDDNTIPNAFVKNLPNLQLFSCTGCKISIFKAENLNTLASLYLDNNLIENISLKDLPRIDQLTLSLNKLKSIDLIPLKNLRKLNLEHNQIQKLDISGNPQLQTLNLGGNKIKESDIKKGSAAGLTIFGTAQE, encoded by the coding sequence ATGATGAAAAAGAAAATATTTATAATGCTCGGTTTCGTCACGGCACTTCCTTTTTTTCAGAGTCAAAAGCTGAATTTCAAGGATAAAAACCTAGAAAAAGCAGTGTTAGAAAATTTTGACCTTAACAAAAACGGATCTCTCGAGCAGCTGGAAGCCGATATGATTACGAACCTTTTTTTAGTTCAAAAAGGTATTGCTTCAACAGATGATCTAAGTTTCTTCAAAAATGCTAAAATGATTGTTCTGGATGATAATACAATTCCGAATGCTTTTGTAAAAAATCTTCCTAATCTTCAGCTTTTTTCATGCACCGGCTGTAAAATATCTATTTTTAAAGCTGAAAATCTCAACACTTTGGCATCATTGTATCTCGATAATAATCTTATTGAAAATATTTCGTTGAAAGACCTTCCAAGGATTGACCAATTAACTTTATCTTTAAATAAATTAAAATCGATTGACTTAATTCCACTTAAGAATTTAAGAAAATTAAATCTTGAACACAATCAAATTCAAAAGCTGGATATCTCTGGAAATCCGCAGCTTCAGACCTTAAATTTAGGAGGAAATAAAATAAAAGAATCAGATATAAAAAAAGGATCTGCAGCTGGTCTTACTATTTTCGGAACTGCACAGGAATAA
- a CDS encoding GNAT family N-acetyltransferase: MIETKRLILRKILNTDAERLFLLDSNPEVMKYVGVPVLNEIKESEKSIKMIQQQYIVNGVGRLAVIEKESNLLIGWSGLKLLTEEINGYNNVYELGYRFLPESWGKGYAVEAAEASLEYGFNVLKADTIYANAHSENGASNHILKKIGFEKTGEFTEPDGLCFWYELKKKYL, translated from the coding sequence ATGATAGAAACGAAAAGATTAATATTAAGAAAAATCCTCAATACTGATGCCGAGAGGCTGTTTCTTCTCGACTCTAATCCTGAAGTCATGAAGTATGTCGGCGTTCCTGTGTTAAATGAAATAAAAGAATCTGAAAAGAGTATTAAAATGATCCAGCAGCAGTATATTGTCAACGGAGTAGGAAGACTGGCCGTTATTGAAAAGGAGAGCAATTTACTGATCGGCTGGAGCGGTTTAAAACTTCTTACTGAAGAGATAAACGGTTATAATAATGTCTACGAACTAGGCTACCGTTTTCTTCCTGAATCTTGGGGGAAAGGATATGCTGTAGAGGCGGCGGAAGCTTCTTTAGAATATGGTTTTAACGTATTAAAAGCAGATACAATCTATGCTAATGCCCATTCTGAAAATGGAGCCTCAAACCATATTTTGAAAAAGATAGGCTTTGAAAAAACTGGAGAGTTTACTGAACCGGACGGATTATGTTTCTGGTATGAATTAAAAAAAAAATATCTCTAA
- the gldC gene encoding gliding motility protein GldC, which produces MRKTQITIDVELDENHIPETITWNAEDGGIEKEETKATMISVWDEKKMEALRIDLWTKEMPVDQMKMFIHQILVSLGNTYQRATGEEDVAQWMEEIAEEFAVKSAIKM; this is translated from the coding sequence ATGAGAAAGACTCAAATAACGATAGATGTAGAGCTGGATGAAAACCACATTCCAGAAACGATCACTTGGAATGCTGAAGACGGCGGTATTGAAAAAGAAGAAACTAAAGCAACGATGATTTCCGTTTGGGATGAGAAAAAGATGGAAGCATTGAGAATTGATCTTTGGACAAAAGAAATGCCTGTTGACCAGATGAAAATGTTTATTCACCAGATTTTAGTTTCTTTAGGAAATACCTACCAGCGAGCTACCGGAGAAGAAGATGTTGCTCAGTGGATGGAAGAAATTGCAGAGGAATTTGCTGTAAAATCAGCAATAAAAATGTAA